From the genome of Malus sylvestris chromosome 6, drMalSylv7.2, whole genome shotgun sequence, one region includes:
- the LOC126624989 gene encoding lysM domain-containing GPI-anchored protein 1-like, with protein sequence MRSNHLVLVLLQLLFIFSINLANAKSTIEPCSSADSCSSLLSYILPWDSKLSEIAFRFQLNVFDVLAANSINLTIPFLGNQIMKAKTLLKIPISCPCVDGIRKSVLTYTVHAVDTLDLIAEGYGGLVSAEQIRTVNGIGAKNPLTGGQSVLVQLPCTCFNNSNNGVASVYMSYVVQSGESLSGIGGEFGATVMELVSINGLDQPLVDPGDILAIPISACSSANLNWYNESLIVPNGSYALTANNCIKCFCRSTTLNLHCSPSGIVPSCSHLQCKDSDVFIGDVITKPTSFGCNVSTCVYRGHNGRKIFRSLENSSHANCSDVQDYSAVSPEQSSNPVIPYISLPPSASPSSYPPMGIGAYGPTSTHNPNISNHSRLLTQSSYYILLVVLALYFFL encoded by the exons ATGAGATCAAATCACCTAGTACTAGTACTTCTGCAACTTTTATTCATCTTCTCCATTAATCTAGCAAATGCCAAGTCCACCATAGAACCATGTTCCTCCGCAGACTCCTGCTCCTCCCTCCTCTCCTACATCCTCCCATGGGACTCGAAACTCTCCGAAATCGCCTTCCGCTTCCAACTAAACGTCTTCGACGTCCTGGCCGCCAACTCCATCAACTTAACCATTCCGTTCCTTGGAAACCAAATTATGAAAGCGAAAACCCTACTAAAGATTCCCATTTCGTGTCCATGCGTGGACGGCATCAGGAAGTCCGTTTTAACCTATACCGTCCACGCGGTGGACACGTTGGATCTGATAGCGGAAGGGTACGGCGGGCTCGTGAGCGCCGAGCAGATTAGGACTGTGAACGGGATAGGCGCCAAGAATCCGTTGACGGGCGGGCAGAGCGTTTTGGTGCAGTTGCCATGCACGTGCTTTAATAATAGTAACAACGGGGTTGCTTCTGTGTACATGTCGTATGTGGTGCAGAGTGGGGAGAGCTTGAGCGGCATTGGCGGAGAGTTTGGAGCGACTGTGATGGAGTTGGTGAGCATCAATGGGCTCGATCAACCGTTGGTTGATCCTGGCGACATATTGGCTATTCCAATTTCAG CATGTTCATCAGCAAATTTGAACTGGTACAATGAGAGCTTAATAGTTCCAAATGGTTCATACGCCTTAACTGCCAACAACTGCATAAAGTGCTTTTGCAGATCAACCACTCTCAA CTTGCATTGTTCCCCATCTGGCATTGTCCCCTCATGCTCTCACCTGCAATGCAAAGACTCCGATGTCTTCATCGGCGATGTGATAACCAAACCAACATCATTCGGTTGTAATGTCAGCACATGTGTGTACCGAGGCCACAATGGCCGCAAGATTTTCAGGAG TTTGGAAAATTCTTCTCATGCCAATTGCTCAG ATGTACAAGATTACAGCGCAGTGTCACCAGAGCAATCTTCTAATCCTGTAATCCCATATATATCTTTACCTCCATCAGCATCACCATCTTCTTATCCACCCATGGGAATTGGTGCTTATGGACCTACGAGTACACACAACCCCAATATCTCTAATCACAGCAGATTGCTTACTCAATCTTCATACTACATTTTGTTGGTTGTCCTTGCCCTCTACTTTTTCTTGTGA
- the LOC126625336 gene encoding zinc finger protein CONSTANS-LIKE 6-like — MITDKKAANAMGGNTSRACDSCLVKRARWFCAADDAFLCQRCDASVHSANQLASRHERVRLQGSSFKANASVQLIADQAAPAWHKGFKRKARTPRHNNKPGFVAKDEQEKVGLHPPLPFVPEIGGQETNLMEDEENEDLEQLLYRVPIYDPFAAALCNISSSDQVGNNTGAIGLDDEEIEIRNTGNDLDNLGGFLRSDMELAEFAADVENLLGGGLDEDCSDIKGVLGLLDEGKEVKVEEEVEGIEFNPSILDWSLYYDQSSAVPVLMGSEEDREEEEKVVLLMGAQSSDEIGFMENKQIVMKRKNICLKLDYKAVITAWASQGSPWTTGTRPELNADEGWLDCMGMWPTEIHQPHGDSAGCVSRGKGDDPGREARVSRYREKRRTRLFSKKIRYEVRKLNAEKRPRMKGRFVKRTTSSFGGVGSSSSNAPAAAFPYLMINK, encoded by the exons aTGATCACGGATAAGAAAGCTGCAAATGCAATGGGAGGCAACACATCTCGAGCTTGCGATAGCTGTTTGGTGAAACGGGCACGATGGTTTTGTGCTGCTGATGATGCTTTTCTTTGCCAAAGATGTGATGCCTCGGTGCACTCGGCGAACCAGTTAGCAAGCAGACACGAGAGGGTTCGGCTCCAAGGTTCATCTTTCAAGGCCAATGCATCGGTGCAGCTGATTGCGGACCAAGCTGCACCGGCTTGGCACAAGGGGTTCAAGCGCAAGGCGCGAACCCCTCGCCACAACAACAAGCCTGGATTCGTGGCCAAAGATGAGCAAGAGAAAGTAGGGCTACACCCTCCTCTACCTTTTGTTCCGGAAATCGGGGGccaagaaacaaatttgatgGAGGATGAGGAAAATGAAGATCTAGAGCAGCTTCTTTATAGGGTTCCAATTTATGACCCTTTTGCAGCCGCGCTTTGCAATATTTCGTCAAGTGATCAGGTTGGGAACAATACTGGTGCTATTGGTCTCGATGACGAAGAGATTGAGATCAGAAATACGGGAAATGACTTGGACAATTTGGGAGGGTTTCTACGGTCGGATATGGAGCTGGCGGAGTTTGCTGCTGATGTGGAGAACCTGCTTGGAGGGGGGCTAGATGAGGATTGTAGTGACATCAAAGGAGTCCTGGGGCTATTGGACGAGGGTAAAGAAGTGAAGGTTGAAGAGGAAGTTGAAGGGATAGAATTTAATCCTTCGATCTTGGATTGGAGCTTGTATTACGATCAGTCATCAGCTGTACCGGTACTAATGGGAAGTGAGGAGGACAGGGAGGAAGAGGAGAAGGTAGTCCTGCTCATGGGGGCTCAGAGTAGTGATGAGATTGGATTCATGGAGAACAAGCAAATAGTGATGAAGAGGAAGAACATATGTTTGAAGCTAGATTATAAGGCAGTCATCACTGCCTGGGCAAGCCAAGGCTCTCCATGGACGACCGGAACTCGACCGGAGCTCAACGCTGACGAAGGCTGGCTAGACTGCATG GGTATGTGGCCTACAGAAATTCATCAACCACATGGAGATTCAGCAGGATGTGTAAGTCGTGGAAAAGGCGATGACCCGGGAAGAGAAGCAAGAGTTTCTAGGTACAGAGAGAAGCGAAGGACGCGACTGTTTTCGAAGAAGATAAGATACGAAGTTAGGAAGCTGAACGCGGAGAAGCGGCCTAGAATGAAAGGTCGATTCGTTAAGAGGACAACGTCCAGCTTTGGTGGGGTGGGAAGTAGCAGTAGTAATGCTCCTGCGGCTGCATTTCCCTACCTCATGATCAATAAATAA
- the LOC126625696 gene encoding NADH dehydrogenase [ubiquinone] 1 beta subcomplex subunit 10-B-like codes for MGRKKGVVDFDESPPDDFDPANPYKDPVAMLEMREHLVREKWIDIEKAKIIREKLRWCYRIEGVNHLQKCRHLVHQYLESTRGIGWGKDHRPYEFHGPKPEPVESE; via the exons ATGGGGCGGAAGAAAGGAGTGGTGGACTTCGACGAGTCGCCGCCGGACGACTTTGATCCGGCGAATCCGTACAAGGACCCGGTGGCGATGCTTGAGATGAGGGAGCACTTGGTGCGGGAGAAGTGGATCGACATCGAGAAGGCCAAGATCATCAGGGAGAAGCTCCGATGGTGCTACCGCATCGAAGGCGTCAACCACCTCCAGAAGTGCCGCCACCTCGTCCACCAGTACCTCGAGTCCACTCGCGGCATCGGTTGGGGGAAGGACCACCGTCCTTACGAGTTCCATG GTCCGAAGCCGGAGCCGGTGGAGTCCGAGTGA